The Anastrepha ludens isolate Willacy chromosome X, idAnaLude1.1, whole genome shotgun sequence genome includes a window with the following:
- the LOC128869782 gene encoding uncharacterized protein LOC128869782, whose amino-acid sequence MSSSVKTRDSALNAIKRYMAKSVDDAFTMDAESIKSYMQLLSEQWTRFNSAQDTVDISCGSENVDIEESVRIQAETWYSTALANFNRVQKCRAEAQPASVSTPVSAAIRLPKMELPKFSGDSTEWIGFFDAFSALVDCNAALSKGQKLHYLRSCLRGDALKIISGFKICDVNYEEAWDLLKSRYKVMRVIVEGHFRAMANVKRAASDIADAIKGVIDAFQQHIRELKALGRPVEFWDGWLVYELVNKLGFETRKQWELSLVTDEPPTFEQLATFLEVRCHSLSMLSSSTVLLPAKGKTASVCKSTNVFHAVQDQDSTGCTFCNGPHKIYSCEKFRDLDANGKSKFVRESRVCMNSLSLGHYKAKCNSTSACRICHQRHHTLLHNAVATTNATTVTHFVNSASFRPFSPAADVMHQTNVTVSSANGPSTDTAAACTSSHLNVNPNQPRPRERTVLLATALVKVRDCSGHWQPARLLFDSGSHASFVTESCVQRLGLPRRGSAILISGIGSSQGIRSKGEVLLSLSSHFSDLCFTVDALILPKITSDLPTQPLKVSAWPHIQDLFLADQHFMKPGRIDILVGMDVMGQLLCSEIR is encoded by the coding sequence atgtcgagctCGGTAAAAACACGCGACTCTGCACTTAACGCCATTAAGCGGTATATGGCTAAGAGTGTGGACGATGCCTTTACAATGGATGCAGAAAGCATAAAGAGTTATATGCAACTGCTCAGTGAGCAGTGGACTCGCTTTAATAGCGCTCAAGATACGGTCGACATTTCGTGTggaagtgaaaatgtagatattgaagaaagtgtgCGAATTCAAGCTGAGACGTGGTACTCTACAGCTTTAGCAAATTTTAATCGCGTACAGAAGTGTCGTGCCGAAGCGCAACCCGCGTCCGTGTCAACGCCTGTGTCTGCAGCAATACGGCTGCCAAAGATGGAGCTGCCTAAATTCTCTGGGGACTCCACTGAGTGGATCGGTTTTTTTGACGCATTTTCTGCCTTGGTCGACTGTAATGCCGCATTGTCAAAAGGTCAAAAACTTCACTATCTTCGTAGTTGTTTAAGGGGTGACGCGTTAAAAATCATAAGTGGTTTTAAAATATGTGATGTTAATTATGAAGAAGCTTGGGACCTACTAAAATCGCGTTATAAGGTCATGCGAGTTATAGTTGAAGGACATTTTAGAGCTATGGCCAACGTAAAGAGAGCAGCTAGTGATATCGCTGACGCAATTAAGGGAGTGATCGACGCTTTCCAGCAACATATACGCGAGCTTAAGGCTTTGGGACGCCCAGTGGAATTTTGGGACGGTTGGCTAGTGTACGAACTAGTCAATAAATTAGGCTTCGAAACACGAAAGCAATGGGAGCTATCACTTGTCACTGATGAGCCTCCGACATTCGAACAGCTGGCCACGTTTTTAGAAGTTAGATGTCATTCTCTATCAATGCTATCATCGTCAACGGTATTATTGCCAGCTAAGGGTAAAACCGCGTCGGTGTGTAAGTCTACGAATGTGTTTCACGCAGTGCAAGATCAGGACAGCACGGGCTGTACATTTTGTAACGGGCCACACAAAATATACAGTTGTGAAAAATTTCGGGACCTTGACGCAAACGGTAAGTCGAAATTTGTGAGAGAATCGCGCGTGTGCATGAACTCCTTAAGTTTAGGCCATTATAAGGCAAAGTGTAACAGCACATCTGCATGCAGGATTTGCCATCAACGCCATCATACGCTGTTGCATAATGCTGTCGCTACAACTAACGCTACAACCGTTACTCATTTCGTCAACAGCGCTTCTTTTAGGCCTTTCTCCCCCGCCGCAGACGTCATGCATCAAACGAACGTAACCGTTTCATCCGCTAACGGGCCTTCCACAGACACCGCTGCTGCCTGTACGTCTTCACATTTGAATGTCAATCCCAACCAGCCTCGTCCAAGAGAAAGAACTGTGCTGTTGGCGACCGCCTTAGTCAAGGTACGCGATTGTTCTGGTCATTGGCAACCCGCTCGCTTGTTGTTTGATTCTGGTTCGCATGCTTCTTTCGTAACCGAGTCATGTGTACAACGCTTGGGATTACCGCGAAGAGGGTCCGCAATATTAATTTCTGGAATTGGTTCCTCCCAAGGGATACGCTCTAAAGGTGAAGTATTGCTTTCATTATCATCTCATTTTTCAGATCTATGCTTTACTGTTGACGCATTGATTCTGCCTAAAATCACAAGCGATTTGCCAACACAGCCCTTGAAGGTTTCGGCGTGGCCGCACATACAAGATCTATTTTTAGCCGATCAGCACTTCATGAAACCCGGGCGTATCGATATCTTGGTCGGAATGGACGTCATGGGACAGCTCCTCTGCTCGGAGATTCGTTAG
- the LOC128869783 gene encoding uncharacterized protein LOC128869783: MAQRTVFGWTLFGNVDGSESASLGLQSLHCEVHLDRALTRLWELEEAPKKAHLTYEERYCEEFFEKTHRRSLDGRFIVELPLKSDVPLGASRSYAVRSLLSIEKRLARDDDLCQRYNEFMQELIDMKHMELAPPPTDQTFYMPHHPVIKESSVTTKLRVVFNASAKTTTGNSLNDALFVGPQLQPDLYSILTRFRTHRYAVTADIAKMYRQICMSTKNLDLQRIVWRRDPTLPIRDYRMLRVTYGVAAASYLAVKSLQQTAKYSSHICEKAAAVIHKDFYMDDLLTGASSKEELLCLQRNVSEILKEGGFELRKWASNCAELFENVSNASENILHYLVDSKDVHALGLIWNTEEDYFTFSVNLNQPPTILTKRNFLSDASTLFDPLGLLAPATIRSKMWFQEIWRMSVGWDDVIPDCIAAQWRQHRSELLLLSSLKISRWFGTGAGESFTELHIFADASERAYAAVMYARTLHNDGSITVVLISSKTKVAPFKTTTLPRLELCAAHLAAKLARSVLHSWGDLRYPIYAWTDSTITLAWLQAHPSKWITFVANRVADIQEVLPPECWNHIRSELNPADCASRGVTPSELLHQKLWWSGPEFLKGPDHFWKLSPSQHTTQLGVRSKVVAHATSSDDHCPVLIRHSSYSKLRRIIAYVLRFFVNARVKTRINAAKRVGPPCCQEISEAELRLISKRKPIPLRSSILTLQPHLDEKNVLRVGGRIKNAEVAADVRHPIILPKNCPLAKLIIHDIHEFTLHAGPRIMQTILQRRYWVIGARSLIRSTYRKCVKCTCLNRNLAAQSMGDLPAIRTTYARCFIHAAVDFAGPYSYKFTHGRGAKATKGYICVFICMCTGAMHLEFVGDLSTSSFLNAFKRFVSRRDSNIEWRFNPPSAPHMGGYWEIGIKRVKYHLKRVMSEILLSYEEFNTLLTEVEACINSRPLCDNSAAAGDVEVLTPGHFIVGEPLKSIPEPEGQGLRGNLRQRWQAISAMRQHFWRRWRDEYLVSLQRRTKWLRPSRNIEEGDVVAVFNEPTPPTKWTLARVIKCHPGADGRVRVVTLKTPHGELVRPIVKLCPLPTKEDLFHEETTNSS, translated from the exons ATGGCTCAACGAACGGTTTTCGGTTGGACGTTGTTTGGAAATGTCGATGGGTCCGAATCCGCTTCGCTCGGTTTGCAGTCTTTGCATTGTGAAGTTCATTTAGATCGAGCGCTCACTAGACTTTGGGAGTTAGAAGAAGCACCGAAAAAGGCCCACCTCACCTACGAAGAACGCTATTGTGAagagtttttcgaaaaaacgcacagaaggtcACTTGACGGTCGATTTATAGTAGAGCTGCCGCTGAAATCTGACGTACCCTTGGGAGCATCACGAAGTTATGCTGTTCGAAGTCTACTAAGCATCGAAAAAAGACTTGCGCGAGATGACGACCTATGCCAACGCTACAATGAGTTCATGCAAGAACTCATCGACATGAAGCACATGGAACTTGCACCACCGCCAACGGATCAAACGTTCTATATGCCGCATCACCCCGTTATAAAAGAGTCAAGTGTGACGACTAAATTGAGAGTCGTGTTCAATGCGTCCGCCAAAACCACCACCGGGAATTCGTTGAACGATGCATTATTTGTTGGTCCCCAATTGCAACCTGATTTATATTCTATTTTAACACGTTTCAGAACGCATCGCTACGCAGTAACAGCGGACATCGCGAAAATGTACCGCCAAATATGCATGTCCACGAAAAACCTCGATCTACAACGCATTGTCTGGCGTCGTGACCCGACGCTACCCATTAGGGATTATCGCATGTTGCGCGTTACTTATGGCGTTGCCGCTGCGTCCTACTTAGCCGTTAAATCGCTGCAACAAACCGCAAAATATTCGTCACACATTTGTGAGAAGGCTGCTGCCGTCATCCATAAGGACTTTTACATGGATGATCTCCTCACTGGTGCGTCTTCTAAAGAAGAGCTGCTATGTTTACAACGAAACGTCTCCGAAATACTGAAGGAAGGGGGTTTTGAACTTCGAAAATGGGCGTCTAATTGTGCGGagctttttgaaaatgtttcgaaTGCATCAGAAAATATATTACACTACCTAGTCGATAGTAAAGATGTCCATGCCTTGGGCCTTATATGGAATACAGAGGAGGACTACTTCACGTTCTCAGTTAATCTGAATCAACCACCCACTATTTTAACGAAGAGAAATTTCTTGTCTGATGCTAGCACGCTTTTCGACCCACTGGGTCTGCTCGCTCCAGCGACCATAAGATCAAAGATGTGGTTTCAGGAGATCTGGCGTATGAGTGTCGGTTGGGATGACGTTATTCCAGACTGCATCGCAGCACAGTGGCGACAACATCGCTCGGAATTGCTACTGCTATCAAGTTTAAAGATAAGTCGCTGGTTTGGCACAGGAGCAGGGGAGTCGTTCACTGAGCTACATATTTTCGCTGACGCTTCCGAGCGCGCTTACGCTGCCGTAATGTACGCGCGCACATTACACAACGACGGCAGTATTACTGTCGTGCTGATATCGTCGAAGACTAAGGTAGCACCGTTTAAAACAACAACCCTGCCGCGCTTAGAATTGTGCGCTGCACATCTTGCTGCTAAATTGGCGCGAAGCGTGTTACATAGCTGGGGTGATCTCCGCTATCCGATCTATGCTTGGACTGACTCAACTATCACATTGGCATGGCTTCAGGCGCATCCTAGTAAGTGGATAACTTTCGTTGCCAATCGCGTTGCTGACATACAAGAAGTTTTACCGCCTGAATGTTGGAACCATATCCGCTCTGAACTGAATCCAGCAGATTGCGCTTCTAGAGGTGTAACTCCGTCTGAACTACTGCATCAAAAACTATGGTGGTCTGGTCCTGAATTCTTAAAAGGTCCTGACCATTTCTGGAAGTTATCACCTTCGCAACACACAACTCAGTTGGGCGTTCGTAGTAAGGTCGTCGCCCATGCTACGAGCTCAGATGACCACTGTCCTGTATTGATAAGACATTCATCGTATTCCAAGCTGCGCCGCATCATTGCTTACGTGTTAAGGTTTTTCGTCAACGCTCGAGTTAAGACACGAATCAACGCTGCTAAACGGGTCGGTCCTCCCTGCTGTCAAGAGATATCCGAAGCTGAACTGCGCTTGATCAG CAAAAGAAAGCCGATTCCGCTTCGGAGTAGTATTTTGACATTGCAGCCACATCTCGATGAGAAAAACGTCTTGCGAGTAGGAGGTAGGATCAAGAACGCTGAAGTAGCTGCTGACGTAAGACATCCGATTATCCTGCCAAAAAACTGCCCACTTGCGAAACTGATCATTCACGATATTCACGAATTCACGTTACACGCTGGACCTCGCATCATGCAAACTATCCTGCAACGTCGATATTGGGTTATTGGCGCCCGCAGCCTAATTCGTAGCACATATCGCAAATGCGTAAAGTGCACCTGTCTCAACCGCAATCTCGCCGCACAATCAATGGGGGATTTACCTGCGATCCGAACCACCTACGCACGCTGTTTCATCCACGCTGCTGTCGATTTTGCTGGACCATACTCTTACAAGTTCACTCATGGGAGAGGAGCGAAGGCCACCAAGGGCTATATTTGCGTTTTTATTTGCATGTGCACCGGGGCGATGCATTTAGAGTTTGTCGGAGATCTATCAACATCGAGCTTCCTCAATGCCTTTAAAAGATTTGTAAGCCGCAGAG ACTCTAACATCGAATGGCGTTTCAACCCTCCGTCCGCGCCTCATATGGGGGGGTACTGGGAGATTGGCATAAAAAGAGTCAAATATCATCTGAAACGCGTTATGAGCGAAATTCTTCTGTCCTACGAAGAGTTCAACACGCTGCTGACAGAAGTAGAAGCCTGCATCAACTCCCGTCCACTTTGTGACAATTCTGCAGCCGCTGGTGATGTAGAGGTACTTACGCCTGGTCATTTCATTGTCGGTGAACCGCTTAAATCTATCCCGGAGCCTGAGGGTCAAGGGCTCCGTGGAAATCTGCGTCAGCGGTGGCAAGCGATCTCTGCCATGAGACAGCATTTCTGGCGCCGTTGGAGAGACGAATATCTCGTCAGCTTGCAACGTCGTACCAAGTGGCTTCGCCCTTCACGCAACATCGAAGAAGGTGATGTAGTTGCAGTCTTCAACGAGCCTACCCCTCCGACGAAGTGGACGCTGGCACGTGTTATTAAATGCCACCCTGGCGCCGATGGACGCGTGAGAGTGGTTACGCTGAAAACACCGCATGGCGAATTAGTTCGGCCCATAGTAAAGCTCTGCCCTTTACCAACGAAAGAAGACTTGTTTCACGAAGAAACTACTAATTCATCATAA